One region of uncultured Fusobacterium sp. genomic DNA includes:
- a CDS encoding PolC-type DNA polymerase III, which translates to MNRNEIRIKPQDGIFRKMGIKNVDVTEIIFYERNKKMRFKCCVPSVNELNELDVIYENIKKNFGKELEVDFNVDFTEKDIRKEQLIEIVERAIIRLKARNAISKSFLYLYRIGIEDENINITLAEQSAIDILKSSQIDEKLETILENFGIYNFKVRFLLGDFSQEVSKIEEEKQKDIITLSAKIDMENQKNANKSKVQEVVVKSATFSKGSFSANKTKEIKGSSISLEEFFELYDDDTCVVEGEIFGMESRDIKNDRVILTIRITDNHTSLTTKIFLEKDKPLEIKVGDYVKISGKKQTDRFSDNEEIMMINSINKLDREKEKKEDKSELKMVELHTHSKMSEMVGVTDISDIIKQAIAYGHSAVAITDYSVVHAFPFAYKAAKGKDIKPILGCEMYMVDDSAEMVRSCKDSDILEEYFVVFDLETMGLNSHEHEIIEIGAVKLQGNRIIDRYSQLVNPQKAIPKKIQELTNITQDMVDNMPTIEEVLPKFMEFVGDATMVAHNAAFDMGFIRRDVKRILGYDYTPAVIDTLQMARDLYPDLKSFGLKNLNKVLGLSLESHHRAVDDSQATANMFIIFMERYLEKGIKNLNEITGAFPINLKKQDTHNVMVLVQNLEGLKNMYKLVSEAHIDYYGNKKPRVLKSHLEKYREGLIIGSSMTVHFSNDGELVDYYMRYDYENIEKNIDFYDYIELLPKGAYAEIYEEDGTGSISSFEAIEKMNEYFYNLAKERDVLVTASSNVHYLEEEEYKIRSILLYGSGNVFRKNQYMTDNKFYFRTTDEMLEEFSYFGEERAKEIVITNTNLIADKIERIKPVPDGFYPPKIDNAENIVKEMTYEKAYRIYGNPLPEIVAARLERELNAIIGNGFSVLYLSAQKLVKKSLDSGYLVGSRGSVGSSLVAFMMGITEVNALYPHYICTNPECKNSEFIEREGVGIDLPEKICPKCGKPYKRDGYSIPFEVFMGFNGDKVPDIDLNFSGEYQSEIHRYCEQLFGKENVFKAGTISTLAEKNAEGYVKKYFEEHDMKNNKAEILRLAKKCEGAKKTTGQHPGGMVVVPRDHTIYEFCPVQKPANDEKNDSITTHFDYHVMDEQLVKLDILGHDDPTTIKLLQEYTGVDIYSIPLADPDTLKIFSSTESLGVTPEQINSVVGTFGVPEFGTPFVRQMLIDTMPKTFAELVRISGLSHGTDVWLNNAQEFIRQKQATLSQVITVRDDIMNYLIDQGIEKGTAFKIMEFVRKGQPTKNPEGWQSYSDLMKEHNVAEWYIESCRRIKYMFPKGHAVAYVMMAMRIAYFKVHYPLAFYAAYLSRKAEDFDYEIMGNPESAKAHLEVLNKEPKLDVKKKAEMAICEIIVEMYARGLEFLPIDIYKSGGVKFTIEDGKIRVPLIALAGLGGAVIDNIIKEREESKFLSFEDLKRRTKASQTIIDKLKMLKAIDSLSETNQISLF; encoded by the coding sequence ATGAATAGGAATGAGATTAGAATTAAACCCCAAGATGGTATTTTTAGAAAAATGGGGATAAAAAATGTAGATGTCACAGAGATTATCTTCTATGAAAGAAATAAAAAAATGAGATTTAAGTGTTGTGTTCCTTCAGTTAATGAGCTAAATGAATTAGATGTCATCTATGAAAATATAAAGAAAAATTTTGGTAAAGAATTAGAAGTTGATTTTAATGTAGATTTTACTGAAAAAGATATAAGAAAAGAACAGTTAATAGAGATAGTAGAGAGAGCAATCATAAGATTGAAAGCTAGAAACGCTATCTCTAAATCTTTTTTATATCTATATAGGATAGGAATTGAAGATGAAAATATCAATATTACTTTAGCAGAACAGAGTGCTATTGATATTTTAAAAAGTTCACAAATAGATGAAAAGTTAGAAACGATTTTAGAGAATTTTGGGATATACAACTTTAAAGTAAGATTTTTATTGGGAGATTTCTCTCAAGAGGTATCAAAAATAGAAGAGGAAAAACAAAAAGATATAATAACTCTTTCAGCAAAAATTGATATGGAAAATCAAAAAAATGCCAATAAATCAAAAGTTCAAGAGGTAGTTGTAAAAAGTGCCACTTTTAGTAAGGGTAGTTTTTCAGCTAATAAAACAAAAGAGATTAAAGGAAGTTCTATCTCACTAGAAGAATTTTTCGAACTCTATGATGATGATACTTGTGTAGTAGAGGGAGAAATCTTTGGTATGGAATCAAGGGATATAAAAAATGATAGAGTAATTCTGACAATTAGAATTACTGATAACCATACTTCTTTAACAACTAAGATATTTTTAGAGAAGGATAAACCTCTTGAAATAAAAGTTGGAGATTATGTAAAAATAAGTGGAAAAAAACAAACTGATAGATTCTCTGATAATGAAGAGATTATGATGATAAACTCTATTAATAAATTGGATAGAGAGAAAGAAAAGAAAGAGGATAAATCAGAATTAAAGATGGTAGAACTACATACTCATAGTAAAATGAGTGAAATGGTTGGAGTTACTGATATATCTGATATTATAAAACAAGCTATAGCTTATGGACATTCAGCTGTGGCAATTACAGATTATTCTGTTGTTCATGCTTTTCCTTTTGCTTATAAGGCAGCTAAAGGAAAGGATATAAAACCTATTTTAGGTTGTGAAATGTATATGGTAGATGATTCTGCTGAAATGGTTAGAAGTTGTAAAGATTCAGATATTTTAGAAGAGTATTTTGTAGTTTTCGACTTAGAAACAATGGGACTTAATTCTCATGAACACGAGATAATTGAAATAGGAGCAGTAAAGTTACAAGGAAATAGAATAATTGATAGATATTCTCAACTTGTTAATCCTCAAAAAGCTATTCCTAAAAAAATTCAAGAGTTAACCAATATAACTCAAGATATGGTAGATAACATGCCAACTATTGAGGAAGTTCTACCTAAATTTATGGAATTTGTTGGAGATGCTACAATGGTTGCTCACAACGCAGCTTTCGACATGGGATTTATTAGAAGAGATGTAAAAAGAATTTTAGGATATGACTATACTCCTGCTGTAATAGATACATTACAGATGGCAAGAGATCTTTATCCAGATTTAAAGAGTTTTGGATTGAAAAATCTAAATAAAGTTCTAGGTCTTTCTCTAGAAAGTCACCACAGAGCTGTAGATGACTCTCAAGCTACTGCAAATATGTTTATCATCTTTATGGAGAGATATTTAGAAAAAGGAATTAAAAATCTCAATGAGATTACAGGAGCTTTTCCTATTAATTTAAAGAAGCAAGATACACATAATGTAATGGTTTTAGTTCAAAATTTAGAAGGTTTAAAAAATATGTATAAACTTGTTTCAGAAGCTCATATAGATTATTATGGAAATAAGAAACCGAGAGTTTTAAAATCTCATTTAGAAAAATATAGAGAAGGGCTTATAATTGGAAGTTCTATGACTGTTCATTTCTCAAATGACGGAGAATTAGTAGATTATTATATGAGATATGATTATGAAAATATTGAAAAAAATATAGATTTTTATGATTATATTGAATTGTTACCTAAGGGAGCTTATGCTGAGATTTATGAGGAAGATGGAACAGGAAGTATATCATCTTTTGAAGCTATAGAAAAAATGAATGAATATTTTTATAATCTAGCTAAAGAAAGAGATGTTTTAGTAACAGCTAGTTCAAATGTACACTATTTAGAGGAAGAAGAGTATAAGATAAGAAGTATTTTACTATATGGTAGTGGAAATGTATTTAGAAAAAATCAATATATGACAGATAATAAGTTTTATTTTAGAACTACTGATGAGATGTTAGAAGAGTTTAGTTATTTTGGAGAAGAGAGAGCTAAGGAGATAGTGATAACTAATACCAATCTAATAGCTGATAAAATAGAAAGAATAAAACCAGTACCAGATGGATTCTATCCACCTAAGATTGATAATGCTGAAAATATAGTAAAAGAGATGACATATGAGAAGGCTTATAGAATATATGGAAATCCTTTACCTGAGATAGTAGCAGCTAGATTAGAAAGAGAATTAAACGCTATTATAGGAAATGGTTTCTCAGTTTTATATCTATCTGCTCAAAAACTTGTAAAAAAATCTTTAGATAGTGGATATCTAGTTGGATCAAGAGGTTCTGTTGGATCTTCTCTAGTAGCTTTTATGATGGGAATAACAGAAGTTAATGCTCTTTATCCTCACTATATTTGTACAAATCCAGAGTGTAAAAACTCTGAATTTATAGAGAGAGAGGGAGTAGGAATTGACCTTCCAGAAAAAATTTGTCCTAAATGTGGAAAACCATATAAAAGGGATGGATACTCTATTCCATTCGAAGTATTTATGGGATTTAATGGAGATAAAGTTCCTGATATAGACTTAAACTTCTCAGGAGAATATCAATCAGAGATACATAGATATTGTGAACAACTTTTCGGAAAAGAAAACGTATTTAAAGCGGGAACAATTTCAACTCTTGCTGAGAAGAACGCCGAAGGTTATGTGAAAAAGTATTTTGAAGAACATGATATGAAAAATAATAAAGCTGAGATTTTAAGACTTGCTAAAAAGTGTGAAGGAGCTAAGAAAACAACAGGACAACACCCTGGAGGAATGGTTGTAGTTCCAAGAGATCATACAATATATGAATTTTGTCCTGTGCAAAAGCCAGCTAATGATGAGAAAAACGATTCAATCACTACTCACTTTGACTATCACGTAATGGACGAACAACTTGTAAAACTTGATATACTTGGACATGACGACCCTACAACAATAAAACTTTTACAAGAATATACTGGAGTGGATATTTATTCTATTCCATTAGCTGATCCTGATACACTAAAAATATTTTCAAGTACAGAATCTTTAGGAGTAACTCCTGAACAGATAAATTCTGTAGTTGGAACTTTTGGAGTACCAGAGTTTGGAACACCATTTGTACGTCAAATGTTAATAGATACTATGCCTAAAACTTTTGCTGAACTTGTAAGAATATCTGGACTATCACATGGAACAGACGTTTGGCTTAACAATGCTCAAGAGTTTATAAGACAAAAACAAGCTACTCTTTCTCAAGTAATTACAGTTCGTGATGACATTATGAACTATTTAATAGACCAAGGTATAGAAAAAGGAACTGCTTTTAAAATAATGGAGTTTGTAAGAAAAGGACAACCTACAAAAAATCCAGAGGGTTGGCAAAGTTATTCAGACTTAATGAAAGAGCATAATGTAGCAGAGTGGTATATAGAATCATGTAGAAGAATAAAATATATGTTCCCTAAAGGACATGCTGTAGCCTATGTTATGATGGCTATGAGAATAGCTTATTTTAAAGTACACTATCCTCTTGCTTTCTATGCTGCATATCTTTCAAGAAAAGCTGAAGATTTTGACTATGAGATTATGGGAAATCCAGAATCTGCAAAGGCTCATTTAGAAGTATTAAACAAAGAGCCTAAGCTAGATGTAAAGAAAAAAGCTGAAATGGCAATTTGTGAAATAATAGTTGAGATGTATGCAAGAGGATTGGAGTTTTTACCAATTGATATATATAAATCTGGAGGAGTAAAATTTACTATTGAAGATGGTAAAATCAGAGTTCCTCTCATCGCTCTTGCAGGTCTAGGAGGAGCAGTTATTGACAATATAATTAAAGAGAGAGAAGAGAGTAAATTCCTATCTTTTGAGGACTTAAAAAGAAGAACAAAAGCTTCTCAAACAATAATTGATAAGTTAAAAATGTTAAAAGCAATTGATTCATTAAGTGAAACTAATCAGATTTCTCTTTTTTAG
- a CDS encoding RNA methyltransferase: MREKIYLGLVHYPVYNKNGNVVCTSVTNFDIHDISRSCRTYDLAGYRLIVPVDAQKMLTERIIGYWQEGTGGQFNKDREDAFSITRVMNSIEDTIAEIEEREGKRPIIVTTSARIFPNTVGYKELSDKIFEDDRPYLLLFGTGWGLIDEVMDMSDYILEPIRGNTKYNHLSVRAAVAIILDRLLGEK; the protein is encoded by the coding sequence ATGAGAGAAAAAATTTATTTAGGATTAGTACACTATCCTGTATATAATAAAAATGGAAATGTAGTGTGTACTTCTGTTACAAACTTTGATATTCATGATATATCTAGAAGCTGTAGAACATATGATTTAGCAGGATATAGACTTATAGTTCCTGTAGATGCTCAAAAAATGTTAACAGAGAGAATTATTGGATATTGGCAAGAGGGAACAGGAGGACAATTTAATAAAGATAGAGAGGATGCCTTTTCTATTACAAGAGTTATGAATAGTATAGAGGATACTATTGCTGAAATAGAAGAGAGAGAGGGAAAAAGACCTATAATTGTAACAACATCTGCTAGAATTTTCCCTAATACTGTAGGATATAAAGAGTTATCAGATAAAATTTTTGAAGATGATAGACCATATTTACTATTATTTGGTACTGGTTGGGGATTAATTGATGAAGTGATGGATATGTCAGATTATATCTTAGAACCAATTAGAGGAAATACTAAATATAATCACCTTTCAGTAAGAGCAGCAGTAGCTATTATTTTAGATAGATTATTAGGAGAAAAATAA
- a CDS encoding gamma carbonic anhydrase family protein translates to MIYKLGDKIPQIGDNNYIAENSTVIGEVITEENVSIWFGAVVRADMSKVVVGKDSNIQDNCTVHGDTPYPVTIGERVTIGHNCIIHGCTIGDECVIGMGSILLNGSVIPKNCLVAAGSVVTPKLQAQEGDLIAGSPARVVRALTKENREYLKYAYKVYVDDIKKYKNLEEIK, encoded by the coding sequence ATGATATATAAATTAGGAGATAAAATTCCACAAATAGGAGATAATAACTATATAGCTGAAAACTCTACAGTAATAGGAGAAGTGATTACTGAGGAGAATGTTTCTATTTGGTTTGGTGCTGTAGTAAGAGCTGATATGAGTAAGGTAGTAGTAGGAAAAGACTCTAATATTCAAGATAATTGTACAGTACATGGAGATACTCCTTATCCTGTTACAATAGGAGAGAGAGTTACAATAGGACATAATTGTATTATACATGGGTGTACTATTGGAGATGAGTGTGTAATTGGAATGGGAAGTATATTATTAAATGGAAGTGTAATCCCTAAAAATTGTTTAGTAGCAGCTGGTTCAGTTGTTACCCCAAAACTTCAAGCTCAAGAGGGAGACTTAATAGCAGGTTCTCCAGCAAGAGTAGTAAGAGCTTTAACAAAAGAGAATAGAGAATATTTGAAATATGCTTATAAAGTATATGTTGATGATATAAAAAAATATAAAAATTTAGAAGAGATTAAATAG
- the trmD gene encoding tRNA (guanosine(37)-N1)-methyltransferase TrmD, translating into MKINILTLFPEMFSGFKSESIIGKALEKNLLEINIINIRDFCYDKHKQADDMPFGGGAGMVMKPEPLFRALETVKGKVIYTTPQGVRFNQQLAIELAKEDEITIIAGHYEGIDERVVESKVDLEISIGDFVLTGGELPAMMITDCIARLVPGVIKKESYENDSFFNGLLDYPHYTRPAEYEGMKVPEVLLSGHHKNIELWRLKESLKRTYLRRRDLLVNRELSKVEKRLLAEIKKELGRDEK; encoded by the coding sequence ATGAAAATTAATATTCTTACTCTTTTTCCAGAGATGTTCTCAGGATTTAAAAGTGAAAGTATAATTGGAAAAGCTCTTGAAAAAAATCTTTTAGAGATAAATATAATTAATATTAGAGATTTTTGTTATGATAAACATAAACAAGCAGATGATATGCCTTTTGGTGGAGGGGCTGGAATGGTTATGAAACCAGAACCTCTATTTAGAGCTTTAGAGACAGTGAAAGGAAAAGTAATCTATACTACTCCTCAAGGAGTGAGATTTAATCAGCAACTGGCTATTGAATTAGCTAAAGAGGATGAAATAACAATAATAGCAGGACACTATGAAGGTATAGATGAAAGAGTTGTTGAAAGTAAAGTGGACTTAGAAATTTCTATTGGAGATTTTGTATTAACTGGAGGAGAATTGCCAGCTATGATGATCACAGATTGTATAGCTAGACTTGTTCCTGGTGTAATAAAAAAAGAATCTTATGAAAATGATTCTTTTTTTAATGGACTTTTAGATTATCCTCACTATACAAGACCAGCTGAATATGAGGGAATGAAAGTTCCTGAGGTATTACTCTCTGGGCATCATAAAAATATTGAGTTGTGGAGATTAAAAGAGAGCTTAAAGAGAACATATCTAAGAAGAAGAGATTTATTAGTTAATAGAGAGTTAAGTAAAGTTGAGAAAAGACTTTTAGCTGAGATAAAAAAAGAGCTTGGAAGGGATGAAAAATGA
- the rimM gene encoding ribosome maturation factor RimM (Essential for efficient processing of 16S rRNA), whose protein sequence is MELLTIGKISGTHHLKGAVKVVSNIENIEILLNNRIVVEIGENNQRILTVKAASHLVGNKCVLEFEEITNKTEAGNLKNGFIKIRRELLGVGEDEYLLNDLLNMKAVDIDTNEELGYVVDIFETAAHDILVIESAKCEAMVPDIDEFIKKIDFDKRVIYVHLIDGMKEEKGKKYQQDDGMEEE, encoded by the coding sequence ATGGAGCTTTTAACAATAGGAAAAATATCTGGAACTCACCACTTAAAAGGAGCTGTAAAGGTTGTTTCTAATATAGAGAATATTGAGATTCTTTTAAATAACAGAATAGTTGTAGAGATTGGAGAAAATAACCAAAGAATACTTACTGTAAAAGCAGCTTCTCATTTAGTAGGAAATAAATGTGTTTTAGAATTTGAAGAGATAACAAATAAAACAGAAGCTGGAAATTTAAAAAATGGTTTTATAAAAATTAGAAGAGAGTTATTAGGTGTAGGAGAAGATGAGTATCTTTTAAATGACCTATTAAATATGAAAGCTGTAGATATAGATACTAATGAAGAGTTAGGGTATGTAGTGGATATTTTTGAAACAGCAGCTCATGATATTTTAGTAATAGAATCAGCTAAATGTGAAGCAATGGTTCCAGATATAGATGAGTTTATTAAAAAAATAGATTTTGATAAAAGAGTTATCTATGTTCATTTAATTGATGGAATGAAAGAGGAAAAAGGAAAAAAATATCAACAAGATGACGGAATGGAAGAGGAATAG
- a CDS encoding KH domain-containing protein, protein MEKLEKLIYYIIGELVDNNSETRVTYDVVDDTIIFKVSVAQGEMGKVIGKNGLTANAIRGVMQAAGVKDKLNVNVEFLD, encoded by the coding sequence ATGGAAAAATTAGAAAAATTAATATACTATATAATTGGAGAGTTAGTAGATAACAACTCTGAAACAAGAGTTACTTATGATGTAGTAGATGATACTATCATATTTAAAGTGAGTGTAGCTCAAGGAGAGATGGGAAAAGTAATAGGAAAGAATGGACTTACAGCTAATGCTATAAGAGGAGTTATGCAAGCAGCTGGAGTAAAAGATAAACTTAATGTAAATGTTGAGTTTTTAGACTAG
- a CDS encoding DUF4911 domain-containing protein, with product MLSSYEFLIQSRKEDIDFINKIVEAYEGIGVVRTVDANAGLVNIISTDDFKDFVKVIVEDLSKNYGIEAKIIEEGAWKGSLYINKK from the coding sequence ATGTTATCAAGCTATGAATTTTTAATACAAAGTAGAAAAGAAGACATAGATTTTATCAATAAAATAGTAGAAGCCTATGAAGGAATAGGGGTAGTAAGAACAGTAGACGCTAATGCTGGACTTGTAAATATAATTTCTACAGATGACTTTAAAGATTTTGTAAAGGTTATAGTAGAGGATTTAAGTAAAAACTATGGAATAGAAGCAAAAATAATAGAAGAAGGAGCTTGGAAAGGTTCTCTTTATATCAATAAAAAATAG
- the rsmA gene encoding 16S rRNA (adenine(1518)-N(6)/adenine(1519)-N(6))-dimethyltransferase RsmA, with product MSFKHKKKFGQNFLTDQQEVLRKIMEVSDVQPEDTVLEIGPGEGALTALLLDVAKKVVTVEIDRDLEKILRGKFDKNPKYTLVMNDVLETDLREYVGAGTKVVANIPYYITSPIINKLIENRDVIDEIYIMVQKEVAERICAKKGKERSVLTLAVEYYGEAEYLFTIPKEFFTPIPKVDSAFMSIKLYKDNRFLNQVDEETFFKYVKAAFANKRKNLLNNFSTLGYSKDELRIILNKADIAENERAENLSIEDFIKLISIFENK from the coding sequence ATGTCCTTTAAACATAAAAAAAAATTTGGACAAAACTTTTTAACTGATCAACAAGAGGTTTTAAGAAAAATAATGGAAGTATCTGATGTACAACCTGAAGATACAGTTTTAGAGATAGGACCTGGAGAGGGAGCTTTAACAGCTCTACTTTTAGATGTAGCTAAAAAAGTTGTAACTGTTGAAATAGATAGAGATTTAGAAAAGATCTTAAGAGGAAAATTTGATAAGAATCCCAAATATACTTTGGTTATGAATGATGTTTTAGAAACAGATTTAAGAGAGTATGTGGGTGCAGGAACTAAAGTAGTTGCAAATATTCCTTATTATATCACATCTCCTATAATTAATAAATTAATTGAAAATAGAGATGTAATAGATGAGATTTATATAATGGTTCAAAAAGAGGTAGCTGAAAGAATTTGTGCTAAAAAAGGAAAAGAGAGAAGTGTACTTACTTTAGCAGTGGAGTATTATGGTGAAGCTGAATATCTTTTCACTATACCTAAGGAGTTTTTCACTCCTATACCTAAGGTGGATTCTGCATTTATGTCTATTAAACTTTATAAGGATAATAGATTTCTAAACCAAGTTGATGAGGAAACTTTCTTTAAATATGTAAAGGCAGCTTTTGCAAATAAAAGAAAGAACCTTTTAAATAATTTTTCTACTTTAGGATATTCAAAAGATGAGTTAAGAATCATTTTAAATAAAGCTGATATAGCTGAAAATGAGAGAGCTGAAAATCTTTCTATTGAGGATTTTATAAAGCTAATCTCAATATTTGAAAATAAATAA
- the hpt gene encoding hypoxanthine phosphoribosyltransferase translates to MDYTIKTLLTREEVEKRIKELAKEIEKDYQGKELLVVGLLKGSVIFMSDLIKEIELPLVIDFMSVSSYSGTTSTGVINISKDTDFDVKGRDVLIVEDIIDTGLTLSHVRKLFEERGTKSLKICTLLDKPSRRTVEIKGDYTGFEIPDEFVVGYGLDYDQHHRNLPYIGIVVRK, encoded by the coding sequence GTGGATTATACTATTAAAACTCTTTTAACAAGAGAAGAGGTAGAAAAAAGAATCAAAGAGTTAGCTAAGGAGATTGAAAAAGATTATCAAGGAAAAGAACTATTAGTTGTTGGATTATTAAAAGGTTCTGTAATTTTCATGAGTGACCTTATAAAGGAGATTGAGCTTCCTCTTGTAATTGATTTTATGAGTGTTTCTAGTTATTCAGGAACAACAAGTACTGGTGTAATCAATATTTCAAAAGATACTGATTTTGACGTAAAAGGAAGAGATGTATTAATAGTAGAGGATATTATTGATACTGGATTAACTTTAAGTCATGTTAGAAAATTATTCGAAGAGAGAGGAACAAAATCTTTAAAAATCTGTACTTTATTAGACAAACCAAGCAGAAGAACTGTTGAAATAAAGGGAGATTATACAGGATTTGAGATTCCAGATGAGTTTGTTGTAGGGTATGGATTAGATTACGACCAACATCATAGAAATCTACCATATATTGGTATAGTTGTAAGAAAATAA
- a CDS encoding PASTA domain-containing protein: MNKKLISIYLGIFLGIIFIGIFSLKIFQIIYFNEKYYKVPNLKNYTFEEGVNILKNSELSIEKMGEEFSSLPIGEIFLQEPEAGSIVKKGRNIKVWLSKGAALTQIPNLVGMNYLDAKVIAEQKGLIIDKVVSIKAQGDYNEVIATDPSTNTLLTRGEKISFLINISEQVAEIRMPDLIGKKFDSALDILTKNSLIIGNVDFISIPEIEKNVIIKSSVKAGEKIPAGSAIDLTISN; the protein is encoded by the coding sequence ATGAATAAAAAATTAATCTCTATTTATTTGGGAATATTTTTAGGAATAATTTTCATAGGGATATTTTCTTTAAAAATTTTTCAAATTATCTATTTTAATGAAAAATATTACAAAGTTCCAAACTTAAAAAATTATACCTTTGAAGAGGGAGTAAATATTTTAAAAAATAGTGAACTCTCTATTGAAAAGATGGGAGAGGAATTTTCATCACTACCTATTGGTGAGATTTTTTTACAAGAACCTGAAGCTGGTTCAATAGTAAAAAAAGGAAGAAATATTAAAGTCTGGTTAAGTAAAGGAGCCGCTTTAACGCAGATTCCAAACCTTGTAGGTATGAATTACCTAGATGCTAAAGTTATAGCTGAACAAAAAGGGTTAATTATAGATAAAGTTGTATCTATAAAAGCTCAAGGAGATTACAATGAAGTTATAGCAACTGATCCTTCTACTAATACTCTTTTAACAAGAGGAGAAAAAATTTCATTTCTTATAAATATTTCTGAACAAGTAGCTGAAATAAGAATGCCTGACTTAATTGGTAAAAAATTTGATTCAGCTTTAGATATTCTTACTAAAAACTCATTAATTATAGGAAATGTAGATTTTATATCTATCCCTGAAATAGAAAAAAATGTTATAATAAAAAGTAGTGTTAAAGCTGGAGAAAAAATTCCAGCAGGTTCTGCTATTGATTTAACTATAAGCAATTAA
- the rsgA gene encoding ribosome small subunit-dependent GTPase A encodes MNKIQGFYYVKSDNNVYECKLRGILKRKESKDNCVVGDIVEISEDNYIINVEKRKNIVDRPLVANIDYLVIQFAGKDPDIDYERLNILLLRSFFYKIHPIIIVNKIDLLTPNEIDELKNRLSFLEKLNIKYFLISQKENIGIEELKAFLKDKITAFGGPSGVGKSSIINLLQNEKKLETGETSKRLKRGKHTTKDTNLLELIGGGYIIDTPGFSSIELPDIKDAQELISLFPEFSNRGDCKFNNCLHLNEPSCAIKESVEKGEIDRDRYDFYKRIYEKLKNERWNRYE; translated from the coding sequence ATCAATAAAATTCAAGGATTTTATTATGTAAAATCTGATAATAATGTGTATGAGTGTAAATTGAGGGGAATTTTAAAAAGAAAAGAGAGTAAAGATAATTGTGTAGTAGGAGATATTGTTGAAATATCTGAAGATAACTATATCATCAATGTTGAAAAAAGAAAAAATATTGTCGATAGACCTTTAGTTGCAAATATTGATTATCTTGTAATACAATTTGCTGGAAAAGATCCAGATATAGATTATGAAAGATTGAATATTTTACTTTTAAGAAGTTTCTTCTATAAAATACACCCTATCATTATTGTAAATAAAATTGATCTATTAACTCCTAATGAAATTGATGAGTTAAAAAATAGATTGAGCTTTTTAGAAAAATTAAATATAAAATATTTTTTAATATCTCAAAAGGAAAATATTGGAATAGAAGAGTTAAAAGCTTTTTTAAAAGATAAAATTACAGCTTTTGGTGGTCCTAGTGGTGTTGGAAAATCAAGTATAATAAACCTTCTCCAAAATGAGAAAAAACTTGAAACAGGTGAAACTAGTAAAAGACTTAAAAGAGGAAAACATACTACAAAAGATACTAATCTACTTGAGTTAATTGGAGGGGGATATATCATTGATACTCCAGGATTTTCTTCAATTGAACTTCCTGATATAAAAGATGCCCAAGAATTAATCTCTCTTTTTCCAGAGTTTTCAAATAGAGGAGATTGTAAATTTAATAACTGTCTACATCTCAATGAGCCTTCTTGTGCTATAAAAGAAAGTGTAGAAAAAGGAGAAATAGACAGAGATAGATATGATTTTTATAAAAGAATATATGAAAAATTAAAAAATGAAAGGTGGAATAGATATGAATAA